The following proteins are encoded in a genomic region of Magallana gigas chromosome 1, xbMagGiga1.1, whole genome shotgun sequence:
- the LOC105335388 gene encoding uncharacterized protein DDB_G0280315-like has protein sequence MRTLVLFAAVCIASILGDTNTYNKYHSSNKYLGGSTSGKYLGGSNYYKNRYQNRYPSVGRYNNQGGMYDDYNDRLGLGSSLGYQDSMYPYSRSGFDYNNRYDPYDNNRYNYMGSRGSMYDNDRMYRGGSMYNNYNDYNSRYNGRYNNRYNGRYNSRYNNYNNYNDYNDYNRRYDSMSGGYPVFGSQTSSVF, from the exons ATGAGAACTTTGGTTCTGTTTGCCGCTGTTTGCATTGCTTCTATCCTTGGAGATACCAACACCTACAACAAGTACCATTCTTCCAACAAATACTTGGGTGGTTCTACCAGTGGGAAATATCTAGGCGGAAGCAACTACTACAAGAATAGGTACCAGAACCGTTATCCTTCCGTTGGACGTTACAACAACCAAGGTGGTATGTACGACGACTACAATGATCGGCTAGGACTTGGAT CAAGCTTAGGATACCAAGATAGTATGTATCCATATTCGAGATCGGGCTTTGATTACAACAATCGATACGATCCTTACGACAACAACAGATATAACTACATGGGAAGCCGCGGTAGCATGTACGACAACGACAGAATGTACAGAGGCGGCAGCATGTACAACAACTATAACGATTACAACAGTCGATACAATGGGCGATACAACAACCGTTACAACGGCCGCTATAATAGCCGCTACAACAATTACAACAATTACAACGATTACAATGATTACAACAGGCGTTATGACTCCATGTCTGGTGGCTACCCAGTGTTCGGCTCCCAAACCTCTTCGGTCTTTTAA